The genomic DNA GGGGCGTTCGCGGCGACCCGCCACCGCCGCGCATGACGCCACGATTAACCCTGCTCCGGGGTGGTTGCCCCCGACCCCGCCTGCCGCTACATTAGTCCGCGTTGCAAACCATGGGCTTACACGCCCTTCCTTGAGCTGTCATTCAAGTCCAACCACTGGGCTGAACCCGTGGCCGGAGCACGCTGATGTCGGGCGAACTATCCATTACCCACCTTATTCTCGAGGCCAGTCTGCTGGTGCAGCTGGTCATGCTGATCCTGGTGCTGGCGTCGGTCAGCTCCTGGGCGCTGATCTTTTTCAAGCGCGCCACCATCCGCAAGGCCCACTCCGGGGCAGTGCAGTTCGAGGAGCGCTTCTGGTCGGGCGGCAACCTGGCGGAGATCTACCGCCACATGCGCGAGCCGCACCCGGACCACGGCGGGCTGGAGCGCATCTTCCGCGCCGGGTTCAAGGAGTTCACCCGGATGCGCAAGCAGACCGGCACGGCACCGGGCACCATGGTTGAGGCCTCCCACCGCGCCATGCGGGTGTCACTCTCCCGCGAGATGGACGACCTGGAGCGGCACCTGCCCTTCCTGGCCACGGTGGGCTCGGTGAGCCCCTACGTGGGGCTGTTTGGGACGGTCTGGGGCATCATGAACAGCTTCCGCGCCCTGGGCGAGATGCAGCAGGCTACCCTGGCCACGGTGGCCCCGGGCATCGCCGAGGCGCTGATCGCCACCGCGCTGGGCCTGTTCGCCGCCATCCCCGCGGTCATCGCCTACAACCAGTACGCCAACCAGGTGGAGCGGCTGATCAACCGCTACGAGACCTTCGTGGAGGAGTTCACCAGCATCCTGCAGCGCAACACCCACGGCCCCTCGGAATTCACCGCCGGTCAGCCGGCGCAGTAACGGAGGCGTCGCCGTGCCCTATTCCGCCAGTCCGATGGGCCACCGCAGCCGGCGGCGGCCGATGTCGGAGATCAACGTGGTGCCCTACATCGACGTGATGCTGGTGCTGCTGGTGATCTTCATGGTCACCGCGCCGCTGCTTTACCAGGGGGTGGACGTGGACCTGCCCCAGGTGGATGCGCAGGCGGAGCAGGACCCGCCGCAGGAGCCGGTGATCGTCTCGGTGGATGCCGATGGCCGCTACTACCTGAACATGGCCGACGACCCCGAGGCCGCCATGACCGCCGGTGAACTTTCCGACGCGGTGGCGGCCTTACTGGCGGACAACCCGGACAAGCGGGTGCTGGTAAACGGTGACAGTAACGTGCCCTACGGCGATGTGGTCTCGGTGATGGTCCGGTTGCGCGATGCGGGTGCGGCCGGCGTCGGGCTGATGACCCGCACGCCGGAGGGCGAGGGCTGACATGGCACTGCGTCGCCGCACCGGCACGCCT from Alkalispirillum mobile includes the following:
- the tolQ gene encoding protein TolQ; amino-acid sequence: MSGELSITHLILEASLLVQLVMLILVLASVSSWALIFFKRATIRKAHSGAVQFEERFWSGGNLAEIYRHMREPHPDHGGLERIFRAGFKEFTRMRKQTGTAPGTMVEASHRAMRVSLSREMDDLERHLPFLATVGSVSPYVGLFGTVWGIMNSFRALGEMQQATLATVAPGIAEALIATALGLFAAIPAVIAYNQYANQVERLINRYETFVEEFTSILQRNTHGPSEFTAGQPAQ
- the tolR gene encoding protein TolR; the encoded protein is MGHRSRRRPMSEINVVPYIDVMLVLLVIFMVTAPLLYQGVDVDLPQVDAQAEQDPPQEPVIVSVDADGRYYLNMADDPEAAMTAGELSDAVAALLADNPDKRVLVNGDSNVPYGDVVSVMVRLRDAGAAGVGLMTRTPEGEG